From Pseudobdellovibrio exovorus JSS, a single genomic window includes:
- the fusA gene encoding elongation factor G, whose protein sequence is MSKKWDIAKVRNIGISAHIDSGKTTLSERILFYGGRIHAIHDVKGKDGVGATMDSMDLEREKGITIQSAATQVHWKDYTINLIDTPGHVDFTVEVERSLRVLDGAILVLCGVAGVQSQSITVDRQMKRYNVPRLAFVNKLDRQGANPFRVKDALVEKLRLNAFMANIPIGLEDKHIGIVDLMTMKAYKNEGDDGEIITEIPVPAELVEQAKEYRQIMIGKLADVDDSIAEKFLMEEEPTLEEMRAAMRKGVIGLKLVPVFCGSAFKNKNVQHLLDAVTYYLPNPSEKVEYALDLTKNEEKFPLTSKNDDPLVALAFKLQETPFGQLTYMRVYQGTLKKGDFIINQTNKKSVKIPRVVRMHAEKMEDTDVAYAGDIIAMFGIDCASGDTFCDDRIQASMQSMHVPDSVISLAIAPKSKDGANNFSKALQKFRKEDPTFRVHRDEESNETIISGMGELHLEIYVERMKREFQCEVTVGAPQVAYRETITEEAAYDYTHKKQTGGSGQFAKVVGAIRPLPPQEDGKTYLFNNKVVGGRIPKEFIPAVDEGFSEQCAKGPLIGFPIVGVEVDLVDGAYHDVDSSYMAFKIASMAAMREVYQKAKPAVLEPIMKLETTVPEEYQGPATGQVNQRRGVITGTTTIEGNVTIEAEVPLTEMFGYSTDLRSITKGKGEFTMEFAKYAQAPRNIQDALAKKYAEKRAAENK, encoded by the coding sequence ATGTCAAAAAAATGGGATATTGCGAAAGTACGAAATATCGGTATTTCGGCTCACATCGACTCGGGTAAGACGACCTTATCTGAACGTATTCTTTTCTACGGTGGTAGAATTCATGCTATCCACGACGTAAAAGGTAAAGATGGCGTTGGCGCGACAATGGACTCGATGGACCTTGAAAGAGAAAAAGGGATCACAATCCAGTCAGCTGCGACTCAAGTTCACTGGAAAGACTACACTATAAACTTAATCGATACACCGGGCCACGTGGATTTCACTGTTGAAGTGGAAAGATCTCTACGCGTTCTTGATGGAGCGATCCTAGTTCTTTGCGGTGTTGCTGGTGTTCAATCTCAGTCAATCACTGTTGATCGTCAGATGAAACGTTACAACGTTCCTCGTTTGGCATTCGTAAATAAATTAGATCGTCAAGGTGCAAACCCTTTCCGCGTTAAAGATGCTTTAGTTGAAAAACTTCGCTTGAATGCATTCATGGCTAACATTCCAATCGGTTTGGAAGATAAGCACATCGGTATCGTAGATCTGATGACAATGAAAGCTTACAAAAATGAAGGTGACGATGGTGAAATCATCACTGAGATTCCTGTTCCAGCAGAATTAGTAGAGCAAGCTAAAGAATATCGTCAAATCATGATCGGCAAATTAGCTGACGTGGATGACAGCATTGCGGAAAAATTCTTAATGGAAGAAGAGCCAACTTTAGAAGAAATGCGCGCAGCTATGCGTAAAGGCGTTATCGGTCTTAAATTGGTTCCAGTATTCTGTGGATCTGCATTTAAAAACAAAAACGTTCAACACTTGTTAGATGCGGTAACTTATTACTTACCGAACCCATCTGAAAAAGTTGAGTACGCTTTAGACTTAACTAAAAACGAAGAGAAGTTCCCGTTAACGTCTAAGAACGATGATCCATTGGTAGCTTTAGCATTTAAATTGCAAGAGACTCCATTCGGACAGTTAACTTACATGCGCGTTTACCAAGGTACTCTTAAAAAAGGTGACTTCATCATCAATCAGACTAACAAAAAGTCTGTTAAAATTCCTCGCGTCGTGCGTATGCATGCCGAGAAAATGGAAGACACTGATGTTGCATACGCTGGTGATATTATCGCTATGTTCGGTATCGACTGTGCTTCTGGTGATACTTTCTGTGATGACAGAATTCAGGCTTCAATGCAGTCAATGCACGTACCTGATTCAGTTATCTCGTTGGCAATTGCTCCAAAATCTAAAGATGGTGCAAATAACTTCTCGAAAGCTCTTCAAAAGTTCCGTAAAGAAGATCCAACATTCCGCGTACACCGTGACGAAGAGTCTAACGAAACCATCATTTCAGGTATGGGCGAGTTACACTTAGAGATCTACGTTGAGCGTATGAAACGTGAATTCCAATGTGAAGTGACTGTAGGTGCTCCTCAAGTTGCTTACCGTGAAACAATCACTGAAGAGGCTGCGTACGACTACACCCACAAAAAACAAACGGGTGGTTCTGGTCAGTTCGCAAAAGTTGTGGGCGCCATCCGTCCATTACCTCCTCAAGAAGATGGTAAGACTTACTTGTTCAACAATAAAGTTGTGGGTGGACGTATTCCGAAAGAATTCATCCCTGCTGTTGACGAAGGATTCTCTGAGCAATGTGCTAAAGGTCCTTTGATAGGTTTCCCTATCGTAGGTGTTGAAGTTGATCTAGTGGATGGTGCATACCATGACGTGGATTCATCTTACATGGCCTTCAAAATTGCTTCTATGGCAGCTATGCGTGAAGTTTACCAAAAAGCTAAACCTGCGGTTCTTGAGCCAATCATGAAGTTGGAAACAACTGTTCCTGAGGAATATCAAGGTCCAGCAACTGGTCAAGTGAACCAACGCCGTGGTGTTATCACAGGTACAACAACTATCGAAGGTAACGTAACGATCGAAGCGGAAGTGCCATTGACAGAGATGTTTGGTTACTCAACTGATCTACGCTCTATCACTAAAGGTAAGGGCGAGTTCACGATGGAATTTGCGAAATATGCGCAAGCTCCTCGTAATATCCAAGACGCTTTAGCTAAGAAGTATGCTGAAAAGCGTGCTGCTGAAAACAAATAA
- a CDS encoding RecQ family ATP-dependent DNA helicase, translating into MLDLQKHLQSHFGYPDFRYPQRQIIEKVLNNKSLFALMPTGAGKSLTYQFTSTLTQKNELVLVVSPLIALMQDQSTKARDFKISSTYINSSLSAEEKQKRMQSIAEGQYQLIFVAPERFQKPEFWECLKSRQIKLFVVDEAHCISLWGHDFRPDYTKLQQYRERLGSPPVLALTATATEDVQQDILKMFLLDKNQDLILGGIERPNLSLNIFECYGEAEKNDQLLELLKSSSDTAENSSGIIYFSLIQTLENCSRFLQSAKIPHLKYHGDLPANIRRRQQEDFLKNKTPLILATPAFGLGVDKPDIRFVIHYEIPSSIEAYFQEVGRAGRDGETASGQFLFSEDDLSIQMQFLNWAYPESEFIAKVYDLISSRPDVVSQQGFDFLREQMVFKNKKDFRVNAAVSILLRWGCLEENDTPFGYQSVREPQKEDFELEDQNTLKKEHQKKLLALLRFIQNDKVCRLKQIYQYFSHQIEEDCGICDVCR; encoded by the coding sequence ATGTTAGACCTGCAAAAACACCTGCAAAGCCATTTTGGGTATCCGGATTTTCGTTACCCCCAAAGACAGATTATTGAAAAGGTGCTGAATAATAAATCACTTTTTGCTTTGATGCCGACAGGGGCGGGGAAGTCCTTAACCTATCAGTTTACCTCTACATTGACGCAGAAAAATGAGTTGGTTTTGGTGGTGTCCCCATTGATAGCTTTGATGCAGGATCAATCCACCAAAGCACGCGATTTTAAAATTTCAAGCACCTATATCAATTCATCACTGAGTGCTGAGGAAAAGCAAAAGCGGATGCAGTCCATAGCTGAGGGTCAATACCAACTGATCTTTGTCGCTCCTGAACGCTTTCAAAAACCAGAGTTTTGGGAGTGTTTGAAGTCCCGTCAGATCAAACTGTTTGTCGTCGACGAAGCCCACTGTATTTCACTATGGGGGCATGATTTTAGACCTGACTATACGAAGCTGCAGCAATATCGTGAACGCCTTGGAAGTCCACCAGTCCTCGCATTAACAGCTACGGCGACTGAAGATGTCCAGCAGGACATCTTGAAGATGTTTTTGTTAGATAAAAATCAGGATTTGATTCTAGGTGGGATCGAACGCCCGAATTTATCTTTGAATATCTTTGAATGTTATGGCGAGGCGGAAAAGAATGATCAACTTTTAGAACTTTTAAAAAGTTCTTCGGATACAGCAGAGAATAGTTCTGGGATCATTTACTTTTCTTTAATTCAAACTTTAGAAAACTGCAGTCGCTTTTTACAGTCAGCCAAAATTCCACATTTGAAATATCACGGAGACTTGCCAGCCAATATTCGCCGTCGTCAGCAAGAGGATTTTTTAAAGAACAAGACTCCGTTGATTTTGGCCACACCGGCTTTTGGTTTAGGTGTGGATAAACCTGATATTCGTTTCGTTATTCACTATGAAATTCCATCCTCGATCGAAGCTTATTTTCAAGAGGTAGGAAGAGCTGGGCGTGACGGAGAAACGGCTTCAGGACAGTTTCTTTTTTCAGAAGACGATCTCAGTATTCAGATGCAGTTCCTAAACTGGGCGTATCCAGAAAGCGAATTCATTGCGAAAGTCTATGATTTGATTAGCAGTCGTCCGGACGTGGTGTCACAGCAAGGATTCGATTTCTTACGCGAACAAATGGTATTTAAAAACAAAAAAGATTTTCGTGTAAATGCCGCCGTTTCGATATTGTTGCGATGGGGATGTCTTGAAGAGAATGATACTCCTTTCGGCTACCAGTCTGTAAGGGAACCACAAAAAGAAGATTTTGAGTTAGAAGATCAAAACACCTTAAAGAAAGAACATCAAAAAAAGTTGTTGGCACTATTAAGATTTATCCAAAACGATAAAGTCTGCCGTTTGAAACAAATCTATCAATATTTCTCTCACCAAATTGAAGAGGACTGTGGGATCTGTGATGTCTGTCGATGA
- a CDS encoding leucyl/phenylalanyl-tRNA--protein transferase, with product MGSVMSVDDELKVIFSNPHAQTLEGVIAAGGKMSPELLIYAYEHGVFPWPHEGYPLLWFCPDERGVLDFDELHLSKSFQKWLRQKKSLYQVTVNQKFLEVVQSCRRQKRKGQRGSWINNEIERNYNLLHQSGHALSIEIMRGDVLVGGIYGVQSSRYFSCESMFHHEDNVSKLAFYEMVNLLKSQGHRWMDIQMVTSVCEGFGGKLISKEDFLLRIGL from the coding sequence GTGGGATCTGTGATGTCTGTCGATGATGAGCTAAAGGTCATTTTTTCGAATCCCCATGCACAGACTCTGGAAGGAGTGATCGCAGCGGGCGGCAAAATGAGTCCTGAGCTTTTGATTTATGCCTATGAACATGGAGTTTTCCCATGGCCCCATGAAGGTTACCCACTCTTATGGTTTTGTCCCGATGAGCGGGGTGTTTTAGATTTTGACGAACTTCATTTATCCAAAAGCTTTCAAAAGTGGCTCCGTCAAAAAAAGAGTTTGTACCAAGTAACAGTGAATCAAAAGTTTTTAGAAGTCGTTCAGTCGTGTCGTCGTCAAAAGCGTAAAGGGCAACGTGGCAGTTGGATCAATAACGAAATCGAACGCAACTACAACCTTTTACATCAATCTGGGCATGCACTTTCGATTGAAATTATGCGTGGGGATGTCTTGGTTGGTGGAATTTATGGTGTGCAGTCGAGTCGTTATTTTAGCTGCGAAAGTATGTTTCATCACGAAGACAATGTTTCGAAATTAGCCTTTTATGAAATGGTCAATTTATTGAAGTCACAGGGACATCGCTGGATGGATATTCAGATGGTCACATCTGTCTGTGAAGGTTTCGGTGGTAAGCTTATTTCCAAAGAAGATTTTTTGCTGCGAATTGGTCTTTAG
- a CDS encoding PilZ domain-containing protein codes for MTIRTLMTTSLARYHARAPRYILDTEDNSLIRLSGASQLTWEEKTELRDVSLTGLSFVAPQDLSPQIGEVIKIQFSVPGSDQMACYAIVIRLEKINQFDNMVGVHFYKLDRVQRVNLVQGLTHKINQNNASSKQRKLTNAISIIGLVLTLGCWLFLMKVYFF; via the coding sequence ATGACGATAAGAACTCTGATGACAACATCTTTGGCACGTTACCATGCCCGCGCTCCGCGCTATATTCTAGACACTGAGGACAATAGTCTGATCCGGCTTTCCGGAGCGAGCCAACTGACGTGGGAAGAAAAAACAGAGCTGCGTGATGTTTCCCTAACTGGACTTTCTTTTGTTGCCCCACAGGACCTATCCCCGCAAATAGGCGAAGTCATTAAAATCCAATTTTCAGTTCCCGGCTCAGATCAAATGGCCTGCTATGCGATTGTGATCCGCCTTGAAAAAATCAACCAATTCGACAATATGGTGGGCGTTCACTTTTACAAATTAGATCGCGTTCAGCGTGTTAACCTTGTTCAAGGGCTGACGCACAAAATCAACCAGAACAATGCTTCTTCCAAACAAAGAAAGCTCACAAATGCTATTTCTATTATAGGATTAGTTCTGACCCTAGGCTGCTGGTTGTTTTTAATGAAAGTCTACTTTTTCTAA
- the ppk1 gene encoding polyphosphate kinase 1 — protein MVKASSKRAKTRQNETLAKTRSKKSIRKKKKIRVVEHTRSSALIFSNRELGWLNFNLRVLAEAEDPQNPLLERLNFLSISSSNLDEFFMKRVGGLKRHVAYGVSAKSSDGQTPEMQLAMIKKKIPAMFKKQKVLSEDLKKLLRHEGANIVSYSDLKDSERKFVRDFFNLNIFPILTPLSVDPGHPFPFISNLSSSLGVALLNPNNDEEKLFARVKIPRVINQWIFVEGTNKIVHLVDVIRAHLPDLFPSMKVVGSVLFRVSRNADSDREEEDAEDLLAMIEEELRQRRFAEIVRLEFGHCSDPWLKEFLMSQLELKEDDLYPMQQEFDLTDFSLLASSLNWPKHKFPTWSPVVPTALTDPAITIFDAIKKQDILLHHPFESFSASVERLIRDASLDPDVLAIKMTLYRTGDNSPFVKALIEAAELGKQVVCLVELKARFDEERNIYWAQELENAGVHVVYGVVGLKTHAKTALIVRKESDRVRCYAHLGTGNYNSSTSRFYTDLGLLTCDERITNELVEFFNYLTGKSLKQDYQHLILAPLNMFSKMKEYIQREREHAIAGRPALIMAKFNNMEENDISLALYEASQSNVPIHLIVRGFCCIKPHMKGISETLQVQSTLGRFLEHSRVFYFRNGHEDPLDGDFFIASADWMYRNLHARVESMSPIYDRTAKEKLWSILQMYWNDKKQSWTMKSDATYERKRKAGDASVGVQNELMRLAASPLNFTEDDLIKEEKE, from the coding sequence ATGGTAAAGGCATCTAGTAAAAGAGCAAAAACGCGTCAGAATGAGACGCTGGCGAAAACACGCTCGAAAAAAAGCATTCGCAAAAAGAAAAAGATCCGTGTTGTAGAACACACGCGTTCATCAGCTTTAATTTTTAGCAATCGCGAGCTTGGTTGGCTGAACTTTAATTTGCGGGTGTTAGCGGAGGCCGAAGACCCACAGAATCCTCTTTTAGAAAGATTAAACTTCCTCTCTATTTCCAGCTCGAATTTAGATGAGTTTTTTATGAAACGTGTTGGGGGATTAAAGCGTCATGTGGCTTATGGAGTTTCGGCAAAATCTTCGGATGGTCAGACTCCTGAAATGCAGTTGGCGATGATTAAAAAGAAAATCCCAGCAATGTTTAAGAAACAAAAAGTGCTTTCAGAGGATTTAAAGAAACTTCTTCGCCACGAAGGGGCGAATATAGTCTCTTATAGCGATCTAAAAGATAGCGAAAGAAAGTTTGTTCGGGACTTTTTCAATCTGAATATTTTTCCGATTTTAACGCCGCTATCTGTGGACCCCGGACATCCGTTTCCATTTATTTCAAATTTGTCTTCGTCTTTAGGGGTGGCTCTTTTAAACCCCAACAATGATGAGGAAAAACTATTTGCGCGAGTGAAAATCCCTCGCGTGATCAATCAGTGGATTTTTGTCGAAGGCACAAATAAAATTGTACATTTGGTCGACGTGATCCGTGCCCATTTGCCAGACCTATTCCCATCTATGAAGGTCGTCGGAAGTGTCCTATTCCGTGTTTCACGTAATGCAGACTCAGATCGTGAAGAAGAGGATGCAGAGGATTTACTAGCTATGATTGAAGAAGAACTCAGACAGCGACGTTTTGCTGAAATCGTGCGCCTAGAGTTCGGTCACTGTTCTGATCCATGGTTAAAAGAATTTTTGATGTCGCAACTCGAGCTAAAAGAGGACGATCTGTATCCTATGCAGCAAGAGTTTGATTTAACGGACTTTTCGTTATTAGCCAGTTCATTGAATTGGCCGAAGCATAAATTTCCAACATGGTCTCCGGTCGTGCCAACGGCCTTAACCGATCCTGCTATCACCATATTTGATGCTATTAAGAAGCAGGATATTCTTTTGCACCATCCGTTTGAAAGCTTTTCTGCCAGTGTCGAAAGGCTTATACGTGATGCCTCTTTAGATCCAGATGTTCTAGCTATTAAGATGACTTTGTACCGTACGGGCGATAACAGTCCTTTTGTAAAAGCATTAATCGAAGCTGCTGAGTTGGGTAAACAAGTAGTCTGCTTAGTAGAATTAAAAGCGCGTTTTGATGAAGAGCGCAATATCTACTGGGCTCAAGAGTTAGAAAATGCGGGCGTGCATGTCGTCTATGGAGTTGTGGGTCTTAAGACCCATGCGAAAACGGCTTTAATTGTTAGAAAAGAATCTGATCGTGTTCGTTGTTATGCTCACCTTGGCACAGGAAATTATAATTCGTCTACATCGCGTTTCTATACAGATTTAGGGCTTTTGACGTGTGATGAGCGTATTACTAATGAACTAGTTGAGTTTTTCAATTATCTGACAGGTAAGTCACTCAAACAAGATTACCAGCATCTGATTTTGGCGCCGCTTAATATGTTTTCAAAAATGAAAGAGTATATTCAGCGTGAACGGGAGCATGCGATTGCCGGCCGTCCGGCATTGATCATGGCGAAGTTCAACAACATGGAAGAAAATGATATTTCCTTAGCGCTGTATGAAGCCAGTCAGTCCAATGTGCCTATCCATCTGATTGTCAGAGGGTTTTGTTGTATTAAGCCCCATATGAAAGGCATCAGTGAAACATTACAGGTGCAGTCGACGTTAGGCAGATTCCTCGAGCACTCCAGAGTTTTTTACTTTAGAAATGGTCACGAAGATCCTTTAGACGGGGATTTTTTTATAGCCTCAGCAGATTGGATGTATCGAAACTTGCACGCGCGTGTTGAGTCAATGAGTCCTATCTACGATCGGACCGCTAAAGAAAAACTGTGGTCGATTCTGCAGATGTATTGGAATGACAAAAAACAGTCATGGACAATGAAGTCCGATGCGACCTACGAGCGTAAACGTAAAGCAGGGGACGCTTCTGTCGGTGTGCAAAATGAACTGATGCGTTTAGCGGCGTCTCCACTGAATTTTACGGAAGATGATTTGATTAAAGAAGAGAAAGAATAG
- the phoU gene encoding phosphate signaling complex protein PhoU has product MDRAIDSQLEDLKKLTLEMGGLVEKALVMVSAGLLKKEPSHLQEVFKIEGLINDLQIKIDNECLQVLAKQGPVAKDLRLILSIIKINTDLERMGDQCVNISYISRELIERGFLNSLKDIEEMIEAVTKMVKASLDSFVKMDPNIARSVLDMDDAVDNYKKKINQHSIQMMKTDVNSLQDHLDFILIARNLERLGDHATNIAEDVIFAFTGKDIRHGSND; this is encoded by the coding sequence ATGGACAGAGCAATAGACTCTCAGTTGGAAGACTTAAAAAAACTAACGTTAGAAATGGGCGGCCTAGTAGAAAAAGCTCTTGTTATGGTTTCTGCGGGTCTACTGAAAAAAGAGCCATCTCATTTACAGGAAGTGTTTAAAATTGAGGGTTTAATCAATGACCTTCAGATTAAAATTGATAACGAATGTCTACAAGTTTTAGCCAAACAGGGGCCCGTTGCAAAGGATCTGCGTTTAATCTTGTCGATTATTAAAATCAATACAGATCTAGAGCGTATGGGAGACCAATGTGTGAACATTTCCTATATCAGCCGAGAACTTATAGAGCGTGGATTTTTAAATTCTTTAAAGGATATTGAAGAGATGATCGAGGCTGTCACTAAAATGGTGAAAGCGTCTTTGGATAGTTTTGTCAAAATGGACCCGAACATTGCGCGTTCAGTTTTAGATATGGACGATGCTGTTGATAACTATAAGAAAAAGATCAATCAACACTCAATTCAAATGATGAAGACCGATGTTAACTCATTACAAGACCACTTAGACTTCATTCTGATTGCACGTAACTTAGAGCGCCTAGGTGATCACGCAACTAACATTGCTGAAGACGTAATTTTTGCATTTACAGGAAAAGATATTAGGCATGGATCGAACGATTGA
- a CDS encoding response regulator transcription factor, with translation MDRTIESYIKGKRALIVEDEAAIAQLMKMNLVHMGFDVEVCADAETGIDSLKSNTFDLCLLDWMLPQMQGIDFLKSVRPAQSKIKIMMVTAKADADSIVSGLENGADDYLPKPFDIKVLQARVRHLMRRRHAEEQSEAQLCVPKKSESVETTEAQELKFDGLEIHIAKHRVKHQGEEVHLTPSEFKLLVSLFKAQGTVMTREQLIDLIQGEDVSVTGRTIDTHIFALRKKIGAWSKYIETVRGVGYRILISADDMSESGGL, from the coding sequence ATGGATCGAACGATTGAAAGTTATATTAAGGGAAAACGGGCTCTTATTGTTGAGGATGAGGCGGCCATTGCACAGTTGATGAAAATGAACCTAGTGCATATGGGTTTTGATGTTGAGGTCTGTGCTGATGCGGAAACGGGAATAGATTCTCTTAAGAGTAACACTTTCGATTTATGCTTGTTAGATTGGATGTTGCCGCAGATGCAAGGGATTGATTTTTTAAAATCCGTTCGTCCAGCGCAAAGTAAAATTAAAATTATGATGGTGACGGCAAAAGCAGATGCTGACTCTATCGTGTCGGGTTTAGAAAATGGTGCTGACGACTATTTGCCAAAACCTTTTGACATCAAGGTCTTACAGGCGCGGGTTCGACATTTGATGCGCCGACGGCATGCTGAAGAGCAATCTGAAGCTCAGTTGTGCGTACCAAAAAAATCAGAATCGGTTGAAACGACTGAAGCTCAAGAGCTCAAATTTGATGGGCTTGAAATTCATATCGCAAAACATCGCGTAAAACATCAAGGAGAAGAGGTTCACCTCACTCCGTCCGAGTTTAAACTGTTAGTGTCTTTGTTTAAAGCGCAGGGCACGGTTATGACCCGTGAACAATTAATTGATTTGATTCAGGGTGAGGACGTTTCGGTCACAGGGCGAACCATTGATACCCATATCTTTGCATTAAGAAAAAAAATTGGAGCTTGGTCTAAATATATCGAGACAGTTCGTGGAGTCGGCTATCGCATTCTTATCTCGGCCGATGATATGAGCGAAAGTGGAGGCCTGTGA
- a CDS encoding sensor histidine kinase has translation MIQTLLWLLAILFVALVVYLLSYYRFRRMILQQTKQMIALMKSEDVDNMQIGSIYAHTSDDFSDLERAALYLRRKYLRLRNQFHEERKGYETVFSGLKEGIVTVDQNLKIISFNESFMDFFNWVPDKAQPNTYLQDVVREPLVIATFKKTFEDSNIHKTEVDPVQLFVTPLPSRNENERWSLGVFYDMSEIKKTEKIRIDFVANASHEMRTPLTVIKGYSELMKQKIEQGDLNGPEILDLLNPVLQSADQMSDLMNRLLNLSRVEVNAPLAKSLLPTEQITEEVLQDIEGLVSLKHKNIVVKCEAPEVFANPESCKQILSNLLTNAVKYSGDANDISVTWIKAPQSVLLKVKDNGPGIVKEHQSRVFERFYRVDKGRSRDQGGYGLGLAFVKHHMLNHGGNVRLISENNMGSEFICEFPNP, from the coding sequence GTGATACAGACATTGCTTTGGCTCCTTGCGATTCTTTTTGTGGCTTTGGTGGTGTACTTATTAAGTTACTATCGATTTCGCAGAATGATTTTGCAGCAGACAAAGCAGATGATCGCTTTGATGAAATCTGAAGATGTTGATAATATGCAAATAGGAAGTATCTATGCGCATACCTCTGATGATTTTTCAGATCTTGAGCGGGCAGCTCTCTATCTAAGAAGAAAATACTTACGCCTTCGTAATCAGTTTCACGAAGAAAGAAAAGGTTACGAGACTGTTTTCTCTGGTTTGAAAGAGGGAATTGTAACAGTCGATCAAAATTTAAAAATTATTTCGTTTAATGAATCCTTCATGGACTTTTTTAATTGGGTTCCAGATAAAGCACAGCCCAATACCTATTTGCAGGATGTGGTGCGTGAACCGCTGGTGATCGCGACATTTAAAAAAACATTTGAGGATTCCAACATCCATAAAACAGAAGTTGATCCAGTTCAGCTTTTTGTAACCCCTTTGCCCTCTAGAAATGAAAATGAAAGATGGTCGTTAGGGGTATTTTACGACATGTCTGAAATTAAAAAGACAGAAAAAATCAGAATTGATTTCGTTGCGAATGCGTCACATGAAATGCGTACGCCGTTAACAGTGATCAAAGGGTATTCTGAACTGATGAAGCAAAAGATTGAACAAGGGGACTTGAACGGACCTGAGATCTTAGACCTTCTGAATCCAGTGCTACAAAGTGCAGATCAAATGTCTGATCTTATGAATCGTCTGTTGAATCTTTCTCGTGTTGAAGTGAATGCACCATTAGCCAAAAGCCTACTTCCGACAGAACAGATCACCGAGGAAGTTTTGCAAGATATCGAAGGCCTAGTTTCGTTGAAACATAAAAACATCGTGGTGAAGTGTGAAGCTCCTGAGGTCTTTGCCAATCCAGAGTCTTGTAAGCAAATTCTAAGTAATCTTTTAACAAATGCGGTGAAATACTCGGGCGATGCGAATGATATTTCTGTTACATGGATAAAGGCTCCGCAGTCGGTTTTGTTAAAAGTTAAAGATAACGGGCCGGGAATTGTAAAAGAACATCAGTCGCGGGTTTTTGAAAGATTTTATCGTGTTGATAAAGGCAGATCGCGTGATCAAGGTGGTTATGGTTTAGGATTGGCATTTGTGAAGCATCATATGCTCAATCATGGCGGCAACGTGCGTTTGATCTCTGAAAATAATATGGGAAGTGAGTTTATTTGTGAGTTCCCAAATCCATAA
- a CDS encoding RsmB/NOP family class I SAM-dependent RNA methyltransferase, with protein MSSQIHNELFESYFAEIYQDRWPTLKAALHQDPLQVVRKNMFSEEQISIAGMAEEFPSLDQCYIKPQGYSLVKDLSGLYQGYVMDPASIVVALALEAKFEDHVLDMCAAPGGKSLVLAEQMFKDSQRAQANGTSDGSVTGTLIANEISETRRSRLLRVIQEYIPKETRMFITVKGSDASLYGLKRPEEFDRILADVPCSGERHLIENPEEFKLWTRKRTKNLAVRQYSILSSAWHALKSGGRIVYSTCSISPEENDQVVLKLVKKRGVEVQRLSWLEQFDFLELTEVGYRVLPDKCGFGPMYFSIIKKV; from the coding sequence GTGAGTTCCCAAATCCATAACGAGCTTTTTGAAAGCTACTTCGCTGAAATTTATCAAGATAGGTGGCCAACTTTAAAAGCCGCTTTACATCAGGACCCTTTGCAAGTGGTCCGCAAAAATATGTTTTCTGAAGAGCAGATATCAATTGCTGGTATGGCAGAAGAGTTTCCTTCGCTAGATCAGTGTTACATCAAACCTCAGGGATATTCTTTAGTTAAAGATTTATCGGGATTGTATCAGGGGTATGTGATGGACCCCGCAAGTATTGTCGTGGCTTTAGCTTTAGAGGCCAAGTTTGAGGACCATGTCTTAGATATGTGTGCCGCCCCAGGAGGTAAGTCTTTGGTTTTAGCCGAGCAAATGTTCAAAGACAGTCAGCGAGCTCAAGCTAATGGAACATCGGATGGATCTGTAACGGGGACTTTAATTGCGAATGAAATTTCTGAGACTCGTCGGTCGCGTTTGCTAAGAGTTATTCAAGAGTATATTCCTAAAGAAACAAGAATGTTCATTACAGTTAAGGGGTCAGATGCCAGTTTGTATGGTCTTAAGCGTCCTGAAGAATTTGATCGTATCTTGGCAGATGTCCCTTGTTCTGGGGAAAGACATCTGATTGAAAATCCTGAAGAGTTTAAACTGTGGACACGTAAGCGAACTAAAAACTTAGCGGTTAGGCAATACTCCATTTTATCTTCAGCATGGCATGCTTTGAAAAGTGGTGGACGCATTGTCTATTCCACGTGTTCGATTTCTCCGGAAGAAAATGATCAGGTTGTTTTGAAATTAGTAAAAAAACGAGGCGTTGAGGTTCAACGGCTATCGTGGTTAGAGCAGTTTGATTTTCTTGAACTGACGGAAGTGGGATATCGCGTCTTGCCCGATAAGTGTGGCTTCGGGCCCATGTATTTTTCTATTATTAAAAAAGTTTAG